In Rutidosis leptorrhynchoides isolate AG116_Rl617_1_P2 chromosome 6, CSIRO_AGI_Rlap_v1, whole genome shotgun sequence, the DNA window TTCCCAAAGCTGTCTGTTTTGACCCAAACCCATCACCCACCCATTTCCACCTCTGTCTACTCTAACTTCTTTTTGAAAATCTCACCTCGCCGGCATAAAGTCTGTTACAGGCACTTGTTACGAAAATCCACTTTTCACCATTGTTTGTATCAAGTGGGAGCTGGGTTTGACGGTGCACGAATTTTCCTTCAACAATGATATACTCGTAATGCTCTCTTTCTTGCTGTTCATATAACACTAGAGTCAGATTTctcaaaaaaaatttaataaaagtaaGCGTAATAAATCATACAAACATACAGGCCCGAGATATTTTATGCACTGCTGCCGAAGCTTTGATCTTGGACATTCTTTTAAATCGACTTCTTTTCCGTCTCCAACATCCAACCTTCAAAAAGAATAAAAACAATTTCAATTTTATAGAACCAACAAATTTATCACAGTTCCAAATAAGTTCATTTAATAATAAATCAAATTGTAAAATTGTAAATATAAATGCCATGTACACTACAACATGGACCAGAAAATGTGTTCACACTGCATGAAGCTATAGCAGATAAGATTAGTTTACTCTACCCTTTAGTAAGAAAATTAATAATTGATAGTTGCAATAATCAAAAACATCATTCTCATAAACATAAATACACatctaataaaaaataaaaaccaaAACTTGACCATTATCCATCCCCAACTTTAAACTTTATCAAGTGGGGCCAAAACATGAGGCAAAGAACATGACCAATCATTCTTGTTCACAAACCAACTCCTATTTCTAAACACACACTCAAATCCCACATTACATGGTTTTTAATACTAAAGTTACTAATGTCTAACATGTGGTGCTCAATAAACCTTAAAACTTTACTCCTTAAATCTTGACCATTAAGTGGTGAACTTATATTATCAATCATTTTATATGACAATTAATATCAAACGTTCTAAAATATCGTAGTAAGGTGTATTAGTATTTTTCCAAGTTAATatagtgtatacatatatataccagtAGAAAAAAGGCTGGCCAGCATCAGCTTTACGCCATTCTTCAAAATATATGTGCAAACTATGCCCATACCGGTGTCGCGGGTCAATCTGAAATTTACTCAAAATTTATAATTAGGtgcatttttaattatttttatgataaaaAACAAAAAAGATCTTTTCTTGaaagaggaaaaaaaaaaaaaaatacttactgCTTCAATCCAGTGTTGAAATGCTAATTTATGAGCTTTGGCATCTAATGATAAACCCTTACCCACCTGTCAAAACAACCCATTTAAAGTTCATTTCTTTTTGTTCAAATATGGAGAAAAAAACAGCTACCTTTCACCAACAACAATCAAAATCACATTTAATAACTTAATAAGTTAACATAAAACAAAATAACAATTTGTTACATattgttttttcttcttcttcttttgttgtacaaaataaatataaatataaaattatactCTGTATATACCTTGGAAGCATTCAAAGAGATCCTGTTCCATCTTGATGCTGCTGATTCTTGTTTTCCAAAATTGAAAAAGGAAACTGTGCTGTGATTTAATCTTGCAAAATCAATAGCTTGCCACCTACATAACCACACATGACACGTCATCATTCACTACTTCTTCttcaaaaaaaatcattcataaaaAGAATATGCAGAACACTAACAAGACATGTTAGATTAAACAGTAAATAACTCACATGGAAATTATGTGTACCACTAATTTTACATATTGACAACACCATAATAATGTGATCAGGTAGGGGCAGGGGCACCTACCTActgtgtattttcattttttagtgcgaaaatttggatttttttttcaTTTTGGCCTGGGTGGATTTTTATTTTTCCCAAAAATCTTTATATTTTGTCCGCAAAGCTTCTAAATTTTGCTCGAAAGACTTCATATTTTGCCAAAAGATTACATATTTTGCCGAAAAATCTCCATATTTCGACTAAAAAAAAGTTGCTATGCAGCTAtgctcttaatttttttttttttcgctccCAGTAAACAAAGTTCCGAATGTGATCAACACTTATAAAACGCACACATACAAAATGGCACACAAACAAAGTGGAAATCCGTTGACTTTTGTAGTCACATCAAGcagaaaataatataaaaaataatttaaaataaaaagatAATTGTGGAATCATACCAAAGTTCTTCAGCAACAACAGCAGAATCAGCTAAAAGACGACGAGTACGATAACCTCTATAACATTTTTGAACTCTCATAACAGCTTCCAAATGATAACAAGAATTAGGACTTTTATGACGTAATAATTCATCGTCAGTTTTAGCTGCTCCCATTTGTTTTTGAAATTGTTTTGGGTTTGAGTTAAGATTGAAGGTTTCGACCTCCATTAATTAATACCACTGATGAAAACAAACCCTAGAAAGAGAAACTGGTAATATGATAAGAAGATAACAGAACTACAGAAGAAGAAATAAAGAAATTGCAGTATAATTGGTTGATGGAGATCAAATGCCTCTATGTACCTGCTTAATGTATTAATTTGTGTGTTTTTATAAACCAACCTACCAACTGGCAACCATcgtcattttaaaaaaaattaaattaaatacggagtatttattttatttattatttatataacgtatttatatttatttatttatttacttatgggAGATTTGTTAGAGTAGTCCCAACGGTTGGACCCTCAGGGCCGCCCAACCTCTCGCCCCACCTGGGCATTGTTGGCAGCGAGGCTCCCAGGCCACCGCCCAGCTCCTTCGCCTTCCTTCTTGTCTTTCTTTGAAATGTTTGTGGAcggatgtatatgtatatgttaatAGTACTATTAGCATTAAAGCttgtaaaatttttaattaaatttaagCGTGTCCCAATATATTTGAGAAAATATATCACTGTTGGTAGTGTTTAGTCCAGGGTTAGTCTCGGAAGGAAAATGCTGATTTGGCACTAATGTGACGACTAGTCCCGAGAAGGAATTATGTTACTATTGGGAGGACTCTTACTCTAGTAGCACGAGATCACTATATTTATTTTTGGTTCAAGCTTTGTTAGGTATTAATTAATTGTAGTTTGGGCTCGGTTATCTTTGGTTGTACGTTTATTTAAGGCTTCAATTTTTGTTGAAGTTCTCATTAGTGTATTCAAGTTTTCTCTATTTTCTTAAAAAGTTAAATCTTATATAACAT includes these proteins:
- the LOC139855494 gene encoding IQ domain-containing protein IQM3-like, translated to MEVETFNLNSNPKQFQKQMGAAKTDDELLRHKSPNSCYHLEAVMRVQKCYRGYRTRRLLADSAVVAEELWWQAIDFARLNHSTVSFFNFGKQESAASRWNRISLNASKVGKGLSLDAKAHKLAFQHWIEAIDPRHRYGHSLHIYFEEWRKADAGQPFFYWLDVGDGKEVDLKECPRSKLRQQCIKYLGPQEREHYEYIIVEGKFVHRQTQLPLDTNNGEKWIFVTSACNRLYAGEKKKGRFHHSSFLAGGVTLAAGRLDVENGTLKTISPYSGHYRPTEETLKCFLSFLTEKGVDLANVEVKKANEDYETNEYKEAAKNGLKHALPISSNTLPSETNDHEQEVDETVKKNVSYKRSLSGGLNSPKSNVPEKSILERINSKKEACSYQLGNQVSLKWSSGVGPRIGCIADYPVELRLQALDFTNLSPTSRSSVYNKRINDGHAWPMAGPSPQPTA